The Caulifigura coniformis genome includes a region encoding these proteins:
- the parA gene encoding ParA family partition ATPase, which produces MIYAFLNQKGGVGKTTLSVHTAAELTRLGRRVLLIDADPQGSALAWANCRENPAFTVVGMPKATIHKQIPLLAGDYDDIVIDGPPRIAELARSILLASDLVVVPLQPSPLDIWAAAETVDLVREAQVYEPDLKCCLAINRRIVKTAIGRDVRDALKELDVLVLEHDISQRVAFAETLANGSTVGRDDDRKGAKEIERFVEELRRMT; this is translated from the coding sequence ATGATCTACGCTTTTCTGAACCAGAAGGGCGGCGTGGGCAAGACGACTCTCTCCGTCCACACCGCCGCCGAATTGACCCGCCTGGGACGGCGGGTGCTGCTGATTGACGCTGATCCGCAAGGGAGCGCCCTCGCCTGGGCCAACTGCCGCGAGAACCCCGCCTTCACCGTGGTCGGGATGCCCAAGGCCACGATCCACAAGCAGATTCCCCTCCTGGCCGGAGATTACGACGACATCGTGATCGACGGGCCGCCGCGGATTGCCGAACTGGCCCGCTCGATCCTGCTGGCATCCGACCTCGTGGTCGTCCCGCTTCAGCCGAGTCCGCTCGACATCTGGGCGGCGGCCGAGACGGTCGACCTGGTCCGCGAGGCGCAGGTCTATGAGCCAGACCTCAAATGCTGTCTGGCGATCAATCGCCGGATCGTGAAGACGGCGATCGGCCGGGATGTCCGAGACGCCTTAAAGGAACTGGACGTCCTCGTGCTGGAGCACGACATCAGCCAGCGGGTGGCCTTCGCCGAGACGCTGGCGAACGGGTCCACCGTGGGTCGCGATGACGACCGCAAGGGGGCGAAAGAGATCGAACGCTTCGTCGAGGAATTGAGGAGGATGACATGA
- a CDS encoding OprO/OprP family phosphate-selective porin, with protein sequence MVLLIATVRADAQQDTTAASGPTIHLRGRIDADFLWADQDADNGTDFGHFADTVGLRRARVGAYGDLSENGRYLIEIDLASGDVVLRDGYIALGDVKNAGEFQAGHFREPFSLEGGTSANSFAFLERSPANVLDPARNWGAVYRINGAEQRWTIAGGAFQSGTDSSDVEFGPGSTTDMTVRATALPIADEDDTRLLHLGVAATVRIANDSLIVINQRPRSPLLSFGDSTDSPFVPTLSFAAASSEVLNLQWAGVYGSLWSQAEWYGALINQDVGDDVFLHGSHFDVGYFLTGEHRGYHRDTGVFGAVTVLHPVIADFSSSEEKRDRGIGAWEATFRVATLDFDSSNLPAAATGVKLHQYTMGVNWYLADRMRLMLDYTLAFPDLDATGSSRASVFGMRLGMFW encoded by the coding sequence ATGGTTCTGCTGATTGCGACGGTGCGCGCCGACGCGCAGCAGGACACCACGGCCGCGAGCGGTCCAACGATCCATCTTCGCGGACGGATTGACGCGGACTTCCTGTGGGCCGACCAGGATGCGGACAACGGGACCGACTTCGGTCACTTTGCTGATACGGTCGGCTTGCGTCGGGCCCGAGTCGGAGCCTATGGAGATCTGTCCGAGAATGGTCGCTATCTCATCGAGATCGACCTGGCCAGCGGCGACGTCGTGCTGCGTGACGGCTACATCGCACTCGGCGATGTGAAAAATGCGGGTGAGTTTCAGGCCGGTCATTTTCGCGAGCCGTTCAGTCTTGAGGGTGGCACCAGCGCCAACTCGTTTGCGTTTCTGGAAAGGTCTCCAGCGAACGTCCTGGATCCTGCGAGGAACTGGGGAGCCGTGTACCGCATCAATGGCGCCGAGCAGCGGTGGACGATCGCCGGCGGCGCCTTTCAGTCCGGCACGGATAGTTCCGATGTGGAGTTCGGCCCGGGAAGCACGACAGACATGACCGTTCGCGCAACGGCCCTTCCGATCGCTGACGAAGACGACACTCGCCTGCTGCATCTCGGGGTTGCCGCGACCGTCCGAATTGCGAATGACTCCCTGATCGTCATCAACCAGCGGCCGCGGTCTCCGCTGCTGTCATTCGGCGATTCGACCGACTCTCCCTTCGTTCCGACGCTGAGCTTCGCAGCCGCATCATCCGAGGTGCTGAACCTCCAATGGGCAGGCGTCTATGGATCGCTGTGGAGCCAGGCCGAGTGGTACGGGGCGTTGATCAATCAGGACGTGGGCGACGACGTCTTCCTGCACGGCTCCCACTTCGACGTGGGGTACTTTCTGACGGGCGAGCATCGCGGATACCACCGCGACACGGGCGTCTTCGGTGCGGTGACCGTGCTGCATCCAGTCATCGCCGACTTTTCCTCGTCGGAAGAGAAACGCGACCGCGGAATCGGCGCGTGGGAAGCAACATTCCGGGTCGCGACGCTCGACTTTGACAGTTCGAACCTCCCGGCGGCCGCGACGGGCGTCAAACTCCATCAGTACACCATGGGCGTGAACTGGTATCTGGCGGACCGGATGAGACTGATGCTCGACTACACGCTCGCATTCCCTGATCTCGATGCCACCGGATCGAGCCGGGCAAGCGTGTTCGGCATGCGGCTGGGCATGTTCTGGTGA
- a CDS encoding plasmid partition protein ParG → MNKRIQMTARPLKANTADQWVETSLSTPVQPAVKFKRLTVDVDPELHTRLRLRCVRRDEHISDWLRALMVSTLDAEDAGSSST, encoded by the coding sequence ATGAACAAGCGAATTCAAATGACGGCGAGGCCGCTGAAGGCCAACACAGCCGATCAGTGGGTCGAGACGTCCCTGTCTACACCCGTCCAGCCAGCCGTCAAATTCAAGCGGCTGACGGTCGACGTCGATCCGGAGTTGCATACGCGCCTCAGGCTCCGCTGCGTTCGTCGCGATGAACACATCTCGGATTGGCTGCGAGCCCTCATGGTGTCGACACTCGACGCCGAGGATGCTGGTTCCTCGTCGACCTGA
- a CDS encoding GTP pyrophosphokinase, with protein MSDIRAEYQQRHDRILVPLATRLRDHIQEFVKDVPRIDRIAARAKSVDRFVAKAEKLTDNGARKYSDPLSQIQDQIGARIILFYLNDVEKMVTLVNQYFTSIEEKEIVPDEDSKFGYVGRHFILFFPSELFDQQLPKDDAPEFFELQVKTLFQHAWAESNHDLAYKPDRSLTAEELRYVAFTAAQSWGADRIMNELFIKTVNS; from the coding sequence ATGAGCGATATTCGCGCTGAGTATCAGCAACGGCATGACCGCATCCTCGTACCGCTCGCAACTCGTTTACGAGATCACATTCAGGAATTCGTCAAAGACGTTCCCAGGATCGATCGGATTGCGGCCCGCGCCAAATCGGTTGACCGGTTCGTCGCAAAGGCCGAGAAGCTGACTGACAACGGGGCACGCAAGTATTCCGATCCTTTGAGCCAGATTCAGGATCAGATCGGTGCCCGCATCATCCTGTTTTACCTGAACGACGTGGAGAAGATGGTGACCCTCGTCAATCAATACTTCACCAGCATCGAAGAGAAGGAAATTGTTCCGGATGAAGACTCCAAGTTCGGCTATGTGGGTCGGCACTTCATCTTGTTCTTCCCGAGTGAGCTGTTCGATCAACAGCTACCAAAAGACGACGCACCCGAGTTCTTCGAGCTTCAGGTGAAGACGCTCTTTCAGCATGCATGGGCAGAATCCAATCACGATCTCGCGTATAAGCCGGACCGTTCGTTGACTGCCGAAGAACTACGCTACGTCGCGTTCACGGCCGCACAGAGCTGGGGGGCTGACAGGATAATGAACGAACTGTTTATAAAGACGGTGAATAGCTGA
- a CDS encoding DUF1559 domain-containing protein, which translates to MRKDKMASRSTTSMAKLHRIGFTLIELLVVIAIIAILIALLLPAVQQAREAARRTQCKNNLKQMGLAMHNYHDTVLSLPPGYIHIETNSVLTPLWGWNTMILPQLDHAALYNAIDTTRTLSDVVSATPNLAITGLPTARCPTDSGSPLLRWTRISRGSGLPAVLRENLLARSNYNAVAGAGWNATSGWFGIRDKYMLHLLGGAFRENSNTRLRDVTDGTSNVFMIGERYTPAADGPDFGWIPVGHGAWIGSQGPNSQYDVPTVLGDTAAASDVPTSATVSNDPMIYERWYFGVNGNNSGVVRRGQTSGFGSMHSAGAHFLLVDGAVRFLSNSVDKTTYRNLGRIADGNPIGEF; encoded by the coding sequence ATGCGAAAAGACAAGATGGCCAGTCGCTCGACCACTTCGATGGCAAAGTTGCACCGTATCGGCTTCACGCTGATTGAATTGCTCGTCGTCATCGCCATCATCGCGATTCTGATTGCTCTCCTGTTGCCCGCCGTCCAACAGGCCCGCGAGGCCGCGAGGCGGACACAGTGCAAGAACAACCTGAAGCAGATGGGGTTGGCGATGCACAATTATCATGACACTGTGCTGTCGCTTCCACCCGGATACATCCATATAGAAACGAATTCTGTCTTAACGCCGCTGTGGGGGTGGAACACAATGATTCTGCCACAACTGGATCATGCGGCTCTCTATAACGCGATCGACACGACTCGCACGTTGTCGGATGTCGTTTCGGCGACGCCCAATCTCGCAATTACTGGACTGCCGACCGCTCGCTGTCCCACGGATTCCGGCTCTCCGCTTCTCCGATGGACGCGAATCTCACGTGGCTCAGGATTACCGGCCGTTCTGAGAGAGAACTTATTGGCCAGGTCGAATTATAATGCGGTCGCTGGAGCAGGGTGGAATGCCACATCAGGATGGTTTGGCATTCGGGACAAATACATGCTGCACCTGCTTGGCGGAGCATTTCGGGAGAATTCCAACACCCGCTTGCGAGATGTGACTGATGGAACCAGTAACGTCTTTATGATTGGAGAGCGATATACTCCAGCGGCGGACGGTCCTGACTTTGGCTGGATTCCCGTTGGGCATGGCGCTTGGATCGGTTCCCAAGGGCCGAATTCCCAATACGATGTGCCAACGGTCCTGGGCGACACCGCGGCAGCATCGGACGTCCCAACGAGTGCGACGGTCAGCAATGATCCTATGATCTACGAACGATGGTACTTCGGAGTGAATGGCAACAACTCCGGAGTCGTCCGTCGGGGCCAGACGTCGGGATTTGGGAGTATGCATTCGGCGGGTGCCCATTTTCTTCTAGTGGACGGCGCCGTCCGGTTTCTTAGCAACAGCGTCGACAAGACGACGTACCGAAATCTGGGACGCATCGCCGACGGCAATCCAATCGGCGAATTCTGA
- the mobF gene encoding MobF family relaxase, which produces MLIATQGKNVASTRQYFESVLTQGDYYLGQEVAGQWHGRGADVLSLGIGSNVTRYQFAALLAGQHPETGKALTQRVRKDRRPGVDLTFSVPKSVSLAWAINGDERIVEALRTAVHETMTKDVEPLMMRRVRDGSRATTKDRTPTGKLVYADFLHKTSRPVEGKPDPHLHIHAFVINWTEQNGKHYAGEFEEIMRQRPSLQAKFEARLARTLLQQLGYQVEKVQYRQSGRMKTGWEITGIDRTTIEKFSRRTEQVEAFARENGITDAAEKGSLGKKTREKKDQGTSIEQLQREWRSRLTASERETFGGLLGGPAAQQHSNEYDLAEKSLRFALDHHLYRQSTVERHQVIGTALEHAVTLSPEQVERTLDGMNVIQRSRETEGAKRHLVTTREVLAAEKELIAFARDGRGTRKAIGTQKHDFRREWLNDQQKAAVLHVLTSRDTVTAITGGAGTGKSSLMAEAAEAIRGHGKEVIPLAPATGAREVLHDKGFHQAQTVEHLLRNTQLQSQIKDQVLWVDEAGLLDVRSMNALFQVANQQNARIILSGDTRQHASPRRGEALRLLEREAGLSIARVETIQRQKGQYQQAVALISRGHEVIDARNGTTGLVAGFDLLDRLGKIQEIRTEDRHALLADQYLKANAQGRSTLVVAPTHHEADSVTSEIRSGLRRRGLLTDQEHSVPQLRSLNLSDAEKGEATTYAGQSDWIVQFHQNAKGGFQRGERYRVSGVRNGQVELAATNGQTRVLPRNPPERFEVYRESTLALAIGDKVRFSLGGTAKDGQRRISNGRLDEVQAIDPKGHLILKSGMTVDRDYGHLDLGYVITSHASQGKDRQVAIAAMGSESLPAINAKQFYVTVSRGSDDVMIFVDDKAKVRQAIARSGEQLSATEMVKPEQTELSAVPARSLERHVGRRVLQSARDRVAAWWRDRSTGEVARTETGRLRDYGSGPFTGFGPMPGLSGGY; this is translated from the coding sequence ATGCTCATCGCTACGCAGGGCAAAAACGTCGCGTCGACGCGGCAATATTTCGAGAGCGTGCTGACGCAGGGCGATTACTACCTGGGTCAGGAAGTCGCCGGGCAGTGGCATGGACGCGGTGCTGACGTCCTGAGTCTCGGCATCGGATCAAACGTCACAAGGTACCAGTTCGCCGCCCTCCTCGCCGGTCAGCATCCCGAAACCGGTAAGGCCCTCACCCAACGTGTCCGCAAGGATCGCCGTCCCGGCGTCGATCTGACGTTCTCCGTTCCGAAGAGTGTGTCGCTGGCCTGGGCGATCAACGGCGACGAACGGATCGTCGAGGCCCTGCGGACAGCGGTCCATGAGACGATGACGAAGGACGTCGAGCCGTTGATGATGCGGCGGGTCCGAGACGGCAGCCGGGCGACTACGAAAGACCGGACACCGACGGGCAAACTCGTTTACGCCGACTTCCTGCACAAGACGTCCCGCCCGGTCGAGGGGAAGCCCGATCCGCACCTGCATATCCACGCCTTTGTCATCAACTGGACCGAACAGAACGGCAAGCACTACGCCGGGGAGTTCGAGGAGATCATGCGGCAGCGGCCGAGCCTGCAGGCGAAGTTCGAGGCCCGGCTCGCCCGGACGCTGCTTCAGCAACTCGGCTACCAGGTCGAGAAGGTCCAGTACCGCCAGAGCGGCCGAATGAAGACGGGCTGGGAGATCACGGGGATCGACCGAACCACGATTGAAAAGTTCAGCCGCCGAACCGAACAGGTCGAGGCCTTCGCCCGTGAGAATGGGATCACCGACGCCGCCGAGAAAGGCTCCCTCGGCAAGAAAACGCGTGAGAAGAAGGATCAGGGAACATCCATTGAGCAATTGCAACGCGAATGGCGATCCCGCCTGACGGCCTCGGAGCGCGAGACATTCGGCGGACTCCTGGGTGGTCCTGCCGCACAGCAGCACTCCAACGAATACGACCTGGCCGAGAAGTCGTTGCGGTTCGCCCTTGATCATCACCTCTACCGCCAATCAACCGTCGAGCGGCATCAGGTGATCGGAACGGCCCTCGAACACGCCGTCACGCTGTCGCCGGAACAGGTCGAACGTACTCTCGACGGGATGAACGTCATCCAGCGGAGCCGTGAGACGGAGGGAGCGAAGCGTCATCTGGTCACAACCCGCGAAGTCCTCGCCGCCGAGAAGGAACTGATCGCGTTCGCCCGCGACGGCCGGGGAACCCGAAAAGCCATCGGTACACAGAAACATGACTTCCGGCGGGAGTGGCTGAACGACCAGCAGAAGGCGGCCGTCCTCCACGTCCTGACGTCCCGCGACACAGTGACGGCGATCACGGGCGGGGCCGGAACCGGCAAGTCGTCGCTGATGGCCGAGGCGGCCGAAGCGATCCGGGGCCATGGGAAAGAAGTAATTCCGCTCGCTCCCGCGACTGGTGCCCGCGAAGTTCTCCATGACAAAGGTTTTCATCAGGCCCAGACGGTCGAGCACCTGCTGCGGAACACGCAGTTGCAGTCGCAGATCAAGGATCAGGTGCTGTGGGTGGACGAAGCGGGACTTCTCGATGTCCGATCGATGAACGCCCTCTTCCAGGTGGCTAACCAGCAAAACGCCCGGATCATCCTCTCCGGCGACACGCGGCAGCATGCCTCGCCGCGGCGGGGCGAAGCCCTGCGGCTGCTGGAAAGGGAGGCCGGACTGAGCATCGCCCGCGTGGAGACGATCCAGCGCCAGAAGGGGCAGTATCAACAGGCGGTCGCCCTCATCAGCCGCGGGCATGAAGTCATTGACGCCCGCAATGGCACGACCGGCCTCGTCGCCGGGTTCGACCTGCTGGACCGGCTCGGGAAGATCCAGGAAATCCGCACCGAGGATCGTCACGCCCTCCTCGCGGATCAGTACCTGAAGGCGAATGCTCAAGGCCGTTCGACGCTCGTTGTCGCTCCGACGCATCATGAGGCGGATTCCGTCACATCGGAAATCCGGTCTGGCCTGCGTCGTCGCGGGTTGCTGACGGATCAGGAGCACAGCGTTCCCCAGTTGCGGTCCCTAAACCTCTCGGATGCGGAGAAAGGCGAAGCGACGACCTACGCCGGACAGTCGGACTGGATCGTCCAGTTCCATCAGAATGCCAAGGGCGGCTTCCAGCGGGGCGAACGCTATCGCGTCAGCGGTGTCCGTAATGGCCAAGTGGAACTTGCGGCAACCAACGGCCAGACACGGGTTCTGCCGCGAAACCCACCGGAGCGATTTGAGGTCTATCGAGAGTCCACGCTGGCTCTGGCCATCGGCGACAAGGTCCGGTTCAGCCTGGGCGGCACGGCGAAGGACGGCCAGCGGCGGATCAGCAATGGTCGTCTCGATGAAGTCCAGGCGATCGATCCCAAAGGCCACCTCATCCTCAAGAGCGGAATGACGGTTGATCGGGACTATGGCCACCTTGATCTGGGCTACGTCATCACCAGCCACGCCAGCCAGGGGAAGGACCGGCAGGTGGCCATCGCCGCGATGGGGTCGGAGTCCCTGCCCGCGATCAACGCCAAGCAGTTCTACGTCACGGTGTCACGGGGCAGCGACGACGTGATGATCTTCGTGGACGACAAGGCGAAGGTTCGCCAGGCAATTGCCCGGTCTGGTGAGCAGTTGTCGGCCACGGAAATGGTGAAGCCAGAGCAGACGGAACTATCCGCCGTCCCTGCCCGGTCGTTGGAGCGGCATGTCGGGCGGCGGGTGTTGCAGTCAGCCCGTGATCGGGTCGCCGCCTGGTGGCGGGACCGCAGCACCGGGGAAGTCGCCCGAACGGAAACCGGACGGTTGCGGGATTACGGCAGCGGGCCGTTCACCGGGTTCGGTCCGATGCCGGGCTTAAGTGGAGGGTATTGA
- a CDS encoding bestrophin-like domain — protein sequence MALERVYDLSPSILAIVVLAMLAFTNEIGFRIGRLRSARESEPARAVSGAMKATILGLVALLLGFSYSITSSKFSQRQRLVLDEANAIGTCDLRAQLLPPPARERIRVALRGYTDARIAYFEQALEPDAASKASSSMNAALEDLWAGVGEAFQANSDLTKSSEIIPAANEVIDLSSTRSWASRNHMPPSMVVLLIVCLAISGSLTGHSSGQSGSRHTALWTTLNVLVALILFVVLDFDRPRRGLIQVDHRPLLELQSSLVPADPQR from the coding sequence ATGGCCCTGGAGCGAGTCTACGACCTGTCGCCGTCGATCTTGGCGATCGTCGTCCTGGCGATGCTGGCCTTCACGAACGAAATCGGCTTCCGCATCGGCCGGCTGCGGAGCGCCCGCGAGAGTGAGCCAGCGCGCGCCGTCAGCGGCGCGATGAAGGCGACCATCCTCGGGTTGGTGGCCCTGCTGCTGGGCTTTTCCTACTCGATCACCAGTTCGAAGTTCAGCCAGCGACAGCGGCTGGTTCTCGACGAGGCCAACGCGATCGGAACCTGTGACCTGCGCGCCCAACTCCTGCCGCCTCCGGCACGAGAGAGAATCCGTGTTGCGCTGCGCGGCTATACCGACGCCCGGATCGCATACTTTGAACAGGCGCTGGAACCCGATGCCGCTTCAAAGGCCTCCTCAAGCATGAATGCCGCCCTGGAAGATCTCTGGGCCGGAGTCGGCGAAGCGTTCCAGGCGAATTCCGATCTCACGAAGTCGTCGGAGATCATCCCCGCGGCCAACGAAGTCATCGATCTCTCGTCGACTCGCTCCTGGGCGAGTCGCAACCACATGCCCCCCTCGATGGTGGTGCTTCTGATCGTCTGTCTGGCGATTTCGGGAAGTCTGACCGGGCATTCTTCCGGACAGTCCGGATCGCGGCATACGGCCTTGTGGACGACGCTGAACGTGCTGGTGGCCCTGATTCTGTTTGTTGTCCTGGATTTTGATCGCCCTCGACGAGGGTTGATCCAGGTCGATCACCGGCCGCTGCTGGAACTGCAAAGCAGTCTTGTTCCAGCAGATCCGCAAAGGTGA
- a CDS encoding IS3 family transposase (programmed frameshift) yields the protein MARKRFGAEQIIPKLREAEVEIAQGATVAVAAKKIGVTEQTYYRWKKEYGGLKMDQAKRLKELEKENARLKRLLADAELDKAILREAAFGKLLSPAKRRQAVAYVRNSLGIEHVSERRACRVLGQMRSTQRRQAHVPNEEPRLIRDMVALATQYGRYGYRRVTALLRRDGWKVNHKRVERLWRQEGLKVPKRQPKRKRLCFNDGSCVRLRPAHRDHVWSYDFVQTRTHDGRPVRMLTVIDEFTRECLAIDVARKLTSEDVLERLSGLFVCRGVPQHIRSDNGPEFTATAVQDWLRRVRVKTLFIEPGSPWENGYVESFNGKLRDELLDREVFETLLEAKVLIERWRVEYNTIRPHSSLGYRPPAPEVRPLQRPASAALQQASAADPLTSGSLS from the exons ATGGCGAGGAAACGATTTGGCGCTGAGCAGATCATCCCCAAGCTTCGAGAAGCCGAGGTCGAGATCGCTCAGGGAGCGACGGTCGCCGTCGCCGCCAAGAAGATTGGCGTCACCGAGCAGACGTACTACCGCTGGAAGAAGGAGTACGGTGGACTGAAGATGGATCAGGCCAAGCGGCTCAAGGAGCTCGAGAAGGAAAACGCCCGGCTCAAGCGGCTCCTGGCCGATGCGGAGCTCGACAAGGCCATCCTGCGGGAGGCCGCCT TCGGGAAACTTCTGAGCCCGGCGAAGCGGCGCCAGGCCGTGGCGTACGTCCGCAATTCGCTGGGCATCGAACACGTCTCAGAGCGTCGAGCCTGTCGTGTGCTGGGGCAGATGAGATCCACCCAACGCCGCCAGGCCCACGTTCCGAATGAGGAACCTCGCCTGATCCGGGACATGGTCGCTCTGGCGACGCAGTACGGCCGGTACGGCTATCGCCGGGTCACGGCCCTGCTGCGGCGGGATGGCTGGAAGGTCAATCACAAGCGGGTGGAACGCCTGTGGCGACAGGAAGGCCTGAAGGTTCCCAAACGTCAGCCGAAACGGAAGCGGCTGTGCTTCAACGACGGATCCTGCGTCCGGCTGCGGCCAGCGCACCGGGATCACGTCTGGAGCTATGACTTCGTGCAGACCCGGACGCACGATGGTCGGCCGGTCCGGATGCTGACCGTCATCGACGAGTTCACGAGGGAGTGCCTGGCGATCGACGTGGCCAGAAAGCTGACCAGCGAAGACGTCCTGGAGCGACTCAGCGGCCTGTTCGTCTGCCGAGGCGTTCCGCAGCACATTCGTTCCGACAACGGTCCTGAGTTCACAGCCACTGCCGTTCAGGACTGGCTGAGGAGGGTTCGCGTGAAGACGTTGTTCATCGAGCCCGGCAGTCCGTGGGAGAACGGCTATGTGGAGTCGTTCAACGGGAAGCTGCGTGACGAGCTGCTCGATCGGGAAGTGTTCGAGACCCTGCTGGAGGCGAAGGTGCTGATCGAGCGGTGGCGTGTGGAATACAACACCATCAGGCCGCATAGCTCACTGGGGTATCGTCCCCCGGCCCCGGAGGTGCGCCCGCTGCAGAGGCCTGCTTCCGCTGCGCTCCAGCAGGCCTCTGCAGCGGATCCTTTGACAAGCGGGTCTTTAAGTTAG
- a CDS encoding HAD family hydrolase → MAWLRLSINSLLLVALAGLCGPLRDSAVMAQDRAVDPLPSWNEGKSKAAILEFVRRTTKEGEADFVPLKERIAVFDNDGTLWPENPIPFEVAYSLDTARAMMTAKPELKERPAYKALAEGDLAALGDNHLKLLMELIVATHADQTTAEFDKSVAQWIATARHPRYQRLYSDCTYEPMQEVLRHLRANGYRTFIVSGGGQDFMRVWADKVYGIPPEQVIGSAFKLKYDLVDDRPTLRILPEIALIDDKAGKPVGIRHFIGRTPVMCFGNSDGDQQMLELTTIGRTPSFGLIVHHTDAEREYAYDAHPKSSGKLVTALQAAPRRGWVVVDMKADWKRVFADPK, encoded by the coding sequence ATGGCCTGGCTTCGCCTCAGCATCAACTCGCTTCTCCTGGTGGCGCTCGCCGGCCTGTGCGGGCCGCTACGTGACAGCGCCGTCATGGCACAAGACCGCGCGGTTGACCCGCTGCCGTCATGGAATGAAGGAAAGTCCAAAGCGGCCATCCTGGAGTTCGTCCGCAGAACGACCAAAGAAGGCGAGGCGGATTTCGTGCCCCTCAAGGAACGCATTGCCGTCTTCGACAACGACGGAACGCTGTGGCCCGAAAACCCGATCCCGTTTGAAGTCGCCTATTCGCTTGATACCGCGCGGGCGATGATGACGGCGAAGCCGGAACTCAAGGAGCGTCCCGCATACAAGGCGCTCGCGGAAGGCGATCTCGCGGCGCTCGGCGACAATCACCTCAAGCTGCTGATGGAACTGATCGTGGCGACCCATGCCGATCAGACGACCGCCGAGTTCGACAAGTCCGTCGCCCAATGGATCGCCACGGCCAGGCATCCCCGTTATCAGCGGCTGTATTCCGACTGCACCTATGAACCGATGCAGGAAGTCCTGAGGCACCTGAGAGCGAACGGATACCGGACGTTCATCGTGTCCGGCGGGGGACAGGATTTCATGCGGGTCTGGGCCGACAAGGTCTACGGCATTCCTCCGGAGCAGGTCATCGGCTCGGCCTTCAAGCTCAAGTATGACCTGGTCGACGACCGGCCGACCCTGCGCATCCTCCCGGAGATCGCGTTGATCGATGACAAGGCGGGAAAACCGGTTGGCATCCGCCACTTCATTGGCCGGACTCCCGTCATGTGTTTTGGCAATTCCGATGGCGACCAGCAGATGCTGGAGCTGACGACAATCGGGCGCACGCCGAGCTTCGGTCTGATCGTGCATCACACCGACGCTGAGCGGGAGTACGCGTATGACGCACACCCCAAAAGCAGCGGGAAGCTCGTAACGGCGCTGCAGGCCGCCCCTCGGCGGGGCTGGGTCGTGGTCGATATGAAGGCCGACTGGAAGCGGGTCTTCGCTGACCCGAAGTGA
- a CDS encoding ATP/GTP-binding protein: MLALVHEHWGVQENGLDWVRDEIPGKTLLHDFPGQCTAELGGAVERSSELAAAAYGFYLGHGLIPVGVR; the protein is encoded by the coding sequence TTGCTGGCGCTGGTTCACGAGCATTGGGGCGTGCAGGAGAATGGTCTGGACTGGGTGCGGGACGAAATCCCTGGGAAAACACTGCTGCATGATTTTCCGGGGCAATGCACCGCAGAACTGGGTGGCGCTGTGGAACGCAGCTCTGAATTGGCTGCTGCAGCGTACGGTTTCTATTTGGGACACGGCCTGATCCCGGTAGGCGTCAGGTGA